The genomic interval CGGAAaaggatgaataatttttttgataattgttATTGGTTGCATTATCGGTGGCCTGTAGTGAAAGAAGAATATTAAAACTCTCtaaattttattgttagtacgCCTATCCCGAAGGTATAGGAATATCCGATCAAGGCCGTCACCATGCAACAATACGTTGACTTTGTGGAATAATCCAATTCaactcttttactttttccaaaaacacACAAAACATAAATGTTATTCACGATACTTTATCGTCCAGGATCAGTAGATCCTTATATGTTACCATCGCTGTTGCTGGTATTTGGTATGAAAGAGTATGGTAATTAATTCGCAATTGaatgattggaaaataaaatttcaaaaggaGATTGAACGATGCATACCCTTAATTTTTGAGTACAGAAAGCCGAATAATCAAAGCAGTGATCCAAGTATGGCAGGAATTTCCGTACACGCCATCACGGAGCCAGTAGGTCTTGGAGAAGGTCCTCACTGGGACCAGCGTTcgcaaaaattgtattttgtcGATATCCACGCTCAAAAGATCTATGCGCTTCACACCACATCGCAAAAATTAACCAGTGCTTACATAGGTAGTTTGCTGAACATCTTTGCATCACATATTTATTAACGACTGGATTTATCATCAGTTTCAtactgtatatttttatttcccgcaGCCAACGGTCCGGTTGGATATGTTGTTCCTGTTGATGATTCACCTGACCAATTTATAGCAGGAGCTGGGACAGATCTGTTAACATTTACATGGAATTCTGAAAACAACTCTTCAAATTTACACGTTGATATTCTGGCTAGAGTTGACAAAGATAAATCTCATAATCGTTTCAACGATGCAAAGGTCGATTCACATGGACGATTATGGGCAGGTAATTttctgataataattaatctaaAATGACATTGTTTCAACGATACTTCAAAACTCCTGTTATTATGTTGTCTAAAAAAGGAACCATGGGTCCAGAAGATAAGACCGGTGTTGTTCCAAACCAAGGATCATTATATCTCATAGAGTCCGACCTGGTTCCCAAGAAAGTGCTTTCACTAGTGAGTATTAGTAATGGCTTGGCGTGGAATATCGAGGACAATAAGATGTACTACATTGATTCTCCCACAAGACAAATTGTCTCCTATGACTATGACGCTCATACTGGAAACCTCAGTAAGATTTCATTCATACGTTCCataattcattcaattattatattatgtgaCACACAATTCCATGAGAATTAATATACTGTCAATAACTTTTCAGCAAATAAACGAATAGCATTTGATTTACG from Athalia rosae chromosome 1, iyAthRosa1.1, whole genome shotgun sequence carries:
- the LOC105687093 gene encoding regucalcin-like isoform X1, which gives rise to MRSLSTLFFCATILLFVAAEDLYESKPNNQSSDPSMAGISVHAITEPVGLGEGPHWDQRSQKLYFVDIHAQKIYALHTTSQKLTSAYIANGPVGYVVPVDDSPDQFIAGAGTDLLTFTWNSENNSSNLHVDILARVDKDKSHNRFNDAKVDSHGRLWAGTMGPEDKTGVVPNQGSLYLIESDLVPKKVLSLVSISNGLAWNIEDNKMYYIDSPTRQIVSYDYDAHTGNLTNKRIAFDLRTTNISGEPDGMTIDIDGNLWIAIFNGGSVLNVDPVDGRLIRRIAFPATRITSATFGGPLLDILYVTTSSYGLTPAERELQPKAGSVFSVTGLGVRGFLPNSFVRY
- the LOC105687093 gene encoding regucalcin-like isoform X2; its protein translation is MAGISVHAITEPVGLGEGPHWDQRSQKLYFVDIHAQKIYALHTTSQKLTSAYIANGPVGYVVPVDDSPDQFIAGAGTDLLTFTWNSENNSSNLHVDILARVDKDKSHNRFNDAKVDSHGRLWAGTMGPEDKTGVVPNQGSLYLIESDLVPKKVLSLVSISNGLAWNIEDNKMYYIDSPTRQIVSYDYDAHTGNLTNKRIAFDLRTTNISGEPDGMTIDIDGNLWIAIFNGGSVLNVDPVDGRLIRRIAFPATRITSATFGGPLLDILYVTTSSYGLTPAERELQPKAGSVFSVTGLGVRGFLPNSFVRY